Within Eggerthella timonensis, the genomic segment CCACGAGCGCCGCCCCCAGCACCGCGCAGCCGTACAGCACGAAGCGCGCCTCGGCGCTGCGGTTGAGCGCGCCCGCGACGGCGCAGCCCACGAACAAGGCCCAGCAGCCGGCGCGCGCGACGGTCTGGAACAGGCCGTACGCCTCGATGGACGCCGGCAGCGCAGGGATGGCCAGCGCCCAGGCCAGCGTGACGGCCGGCAGCGCCCATAGAGCTCGTGCTGCCCAGCGCGCGGCCGGGCGCCGCGCCTGCGTCCACGGCAGCCCCGCGGCGCGGGCGGCCAGCGCCACCGCCGACACGAGCACGCATGCCCACGCCGCGTCCTCCACGGCATACCACCAGGTCCCGGCGATTCCCAAGCGCCAAACCGCTCCGTGCGCGCCCGCTACGGCGAAGGCGGCGCACAGCACGCCGAAGTCGCGCACGAGCGCGTCGCCGTCGCGCCTGCGGCGCACGGCCAGCGCGAACAACGCGGCGGCGAGCGGCCCCAGCACGAGCACGCAGGTTCCCAGCGCATTCGCGAACACGATGGCGGCCATCTCCTGAGCGGTGCCCAGCACCGGCGGGTAGTACAGCCCACCGTAGTAGTGCGCGTCGTTGACCACCTCGAGCCTCAGGCGCGTGTCGTCGCCCACGACGATGCCCACGTCCGCGCCGTCGCGGCTCGTCGCCGCGAGAACGCCGTCCACGTACAGCGCGTAGTCTCCGTACACCTCGGGGACCAGCAGGACGAGCGCGCGCTCGTCCCGGTCGCCGACGTAGCGCAGGGCGAGCTCGTAGGAGGCGCTGCCGAAGGCGGACGTGCCGCCCGGCGCGTAGGAGAAGTTGGAGTATTGGCCGATGAACGTCTCGGTTTGCGGGCCGCCGTCAACGGAGAGCAGCCACCCGTCCACGAGCGAGAGGGGGCGTTCGAGGTCGGCGTCGGCGATCTCGACGGCCCCGTCCGAACCGTACGGGGGCGGCGCGAGGTATTTGTTATCATGGTAGTACGTCAGCGCGAACAGGCATCCCGCAAGCAAGAAGACCGCTGCTGCGGGAGCCGCCGCACGGCAGAGCGCACGAACCGGCATACGCCACCTTCCGCGAACGACAAGGAGCCTCCGTGCAGCATGGTACCAGAAAACGCCTCGGCCGCACGGTCGCGGGCGCGCTCGCCCTCGGGATCGCGGCCGCGCTGGCCCTCCCCTGCTCCGCGGCGCTCGCCCTCACGGCAGGCGGGGACGTCGGAGGGGGCGGCGATGGCGGCATCGACCGCGTGGACAAACCGTTCGGGCAGATCATCCGCATCATCCCTGACGTGGGGATGAGCGCGCTGCTGTACCTGCCGGCGCTGCCGATCGACCCGTATTACCGCGACGAGGAAACAGGGCGCCCCGCCTTGCAGGCGCTCTACGTCGATCGCGCCTACGCGGACGACCCGGACGCCTGGGAGCGCTGGGGCACCTTCGAATGGGACGAGGATTGGCAGGAGTACGCATGGGGCACGGACAGCATCTTCCCCGTGTACGACGATGACTACGAAGATCCCTCCATCCTGTACTGCACGGTCAGCTACTCTTCGAGCATCGTCGACTACCGCGACTTCTACCTGCGCGCGACCGCGGTGACGCTCGAAAACGGCGCGCTGACGACCACCGCGTTCGAACCGGCGCTCATCGCCTACGAGGAGGAATGGCTCCCCGACCCGGCACCGAACCCTGACGTGCCTGACGAGCCCGACGCGGAGCCTCCGAGCGTCGTGAACCCGCCGGAGGTGGACTCCGGCGACGGCGGCGGCAACCGCGGGGGCGTGGGCCAAGGCGAGAGCGAACGCGTGAACCCGGGAAGCGCGCCGGCAGACAGGAATCCTTCGACCGAAAGAGCCGAGACGATCCCGCCGCAGGGCGATGCCGGCGAAGGCCAGGGCGCCGAACCGCGAAGCGGCGCCTCCGGAAGCGAGGAGGACTCGGTGGAAAGCGCGCCCACGGCCCCCGAAGATCCTACGGAAGGCGTCGCGCCGGCCGCAGGCGAAACCCGAGAAGCCCCGAGCGGCGAGCGCCTGGGCGCTTCCGCGCCCAAGGGCGTCGAGGACGAGGAGCGCATTCCGGGCTTCGCCTGGGCCGTCGGCCTCACCGCCGGAACCGCGGCCGTCGCCGGAGGAGCGCTCGTCGCATGGCGAAGGGGTTCGGAGCGCCCGCGTAAAACGCGTCCTTGAACGCGAACCGCTTGCGGCCGCGCTGACGTCGCGATGCGGTCGTCTTCCGCGCGAGCAGAATCCTCGCGCACGCCGTCGGGCTTGCGGCCGGGCTTCGCGCGGCGGGTCGATCGTTCCAGCACGCCGCGAAGCCCCGCTCTCGTACCGTAATCACCCAAATGTTACGTTGGTGCGCCTCCGCCGGGCTTTCGCCTGCGGCCGCCATGCCCTTCGCGAGCGTTTCCCCAGGTCGCAAAAATCGTAGCGACCGCATGGCGTCCGACAGCGCAACATTACGGTGATTACTGCACGAAAAAGACCCGAGCGGCCGCCGGAAACCGCACGCTCGGCTCGGGCGCGTACGCCTCGCCGCGACGAACCGCGCTTCCGCGGAAACGGGTGCGCCGCACGCTCCACGAGCGCGCGGCGCCCCGCCTACTTCCCGGCCCGCACCAGCTCTTCGGCCATTTCGCGCAGCTTGAATTTCTGCACCTTCATGGACGGGGTCATGGGGAAATCGTCCACGAAGAACACGCGCTTGGGCACCTTGTAGCGCGCGATGCGCGGGATGGCGAAGGCGCGCACGTCGTCCTCGGTCATGCCCTCGTACCCGGGGCGCACGCGCACGAACGCGCCCACGAGCTCGCCGAGCTTCGCATCGGGGATGCCCACCACCTGGGCGTCCAGCACGCCGGGCATGGTCAGCAGGAAGTTCTCCACCTCGAGCGGGTAGACGTTCTCGCCGCCGCGGATGATCATGTCCTTGATGCGCCCGGTGACGCGATAGTAGCCGTCCTCGTCCACCGTGCCGAGGTCGCCCGAATGCAGGTAGCCGGCCGCGTCGATGGCGCGCGCCGTCTCCTCAGGCATCTTGTAGTAGCCCTTCATCACGTTGTAGCCCTTGCAGCACAGCTCGCCCGGCTCTCCCGGCACGCAGATGTGGCCGTCGGCGGGATCGATCACGCGCACGTCCACGGGCGGGTGCTTGCGCCCCACCGTCTCGCACTTGTGCTCGATGTCGTCGTCGGCGCTCGTCTGCGTGAACACGGGGCTCGTCTCGGTGAGGCCGTAGCAGATGGTGATCTCCTTCATGAACATCTTGTCCATGACCTCGCGCATCGTCTCGGGCGGACACGGGCTTCCGGCCATGATGCCCGTACGTAGGCTCGACAGGTCGAACGTGTCGAAATCGGGATGGTTGAGCTCGGCGATGAACATCGTGGGCACGCCGTACACGCTGGTGGCGCGCTCCTTGTGGATGGCCTGCAACACGAGGCTGGCGTCGAATTCCTCCACGATGATCATGGTGGAGCGGTGCGTGAGGTTCGCCATGACGCCCAGCACGCACCCGAAGCAGTGGAAGAACGGCACCGGCAGGCACACGCGGTCGTCCGCCCCCAGCTTCTGCCCCTCGCCGATGTAGAAGCCGTTGTTGAGGATGTTGCGATGCGTGAGCATGACGCCCTTCGGGAAGCCCGTCGTGCCGGACGTGTACTGCATCATCACCACGTCGTTGTTGTCGAAATGGGTTTCGGCCTCCGCGAGCGCGTCAGCCGGCACGTGCTGGCCCAGCAGCACGAGCTCGGGCACGCTGTAGCAGCCGCGGTGCTTCTCGGGGCCCATGTAGATGACGTTCTTGAGGAACGGGTACGTCTCGGACTCCAGGTAGCCGCGCTGCTGCGTGAGCGTCTCGGGCACGAGCTCGCGGATGATCTCGAGGTAGTCCACGTCGCGGTAGGCGTCGATGACGCAGAGCGCCTTCATGTCGGACTGCTTCAGCACATAGTCCAGCTCGTGGCTCTTGTACACGGGGTTCACCGTCACCATGACCACGCCGATTTTGGCCGTGGCGTACATGAACGTCAACCAGTCGGGAATGTTGCGCGCCCACACGCCCAGGTGGTCGCCCGGGCGCATGCCGATGGCGAGAAGCCCGCGCGCCAGGTTGTCGGTGCGCTCGTCGAAGTCCTCGTACGTCCAGC encodes:
- a CDS encoding sensor histidine kinase: MPVRALCRAAAPAAAVFLLAGCLFALTYYHDNKYLAPPPYGSDGAVEIADADLERPLSLVDGWLLSVDGGPQTETFIGQYSNFSYAPGGTSAFGSASYELALRYVGDRDERALVLLVPEVYGDYALYVDGVLAATSRDGADVGIVVGDDTRLRLEVVNDAHYYGGLYYPPVLGTAQEMAAIVFANALGTCVLVLGPLAAALFALAVRRRRDGDALVRDFGVLCAAFAVAGAHGAVWRLGIAGTWWYAVEDAAWACVLVSAVALAARAAGLPWTQARRPAARWAARALWALPAVTLAWALAIPALPASIEAYGLFQTVARAGCWALFVGCAVAGALNRSAEARFVLYGCAVLGAALVANLLDNNAYEPLYGLWQSEYAALILVGIFAWMLVERVRRLRAAGEQVRDLEVQVRAAETSVRHLRSGEEATRAARHDLRHHVGTLRRLADAGEWERCRAYLDELGELQDSEAPLRYADNLVVNAVMAAYLSPAQAAGVRVSWDVQVPSTLGMKSTELVVLLSNLLANAVEACERARAAGEPELRIAFSMRERDGRVAVRCENTAAPDAAFGATSKPDARNHGLGLPAMRQIVERHHGALVADVEDGTAVVRIALRLDR
- a CDS encoding AMP-binding protein, which codes for MMTDEKNEAASGAPVPGDADYPLHSEKTIGRYFRDQVAVDPDHEFVVYPDRDLRWTYEDFDERTDNLARGLLAIGMRPGDHLGVWARNIPDWLTFMYATAKIGVVMVTVNPVYKSHELDYVLKQSDMKALCVIDAYRDVDYLEIIRELVPETLTQQRGYLESETYPFLKNVIYMGPEKHRGCYSVPELVLLGQHVPADALAEAETHFDNNDVVMMQYTSGTTGFPKGVMLTHRNILNNGFYIGEGQKLGADDRVCLPVPFFHCFGCVLGVMANLTHRSTMIIVEEFDASLVLQAIHKERATSVYGVPTMFIAELNHPDFDTFDLSSLRTGIMAGSPCPPETMREVMDKMFMKEITICYGLTETSPVFTQTSADDDIEHKCETVGRKHPPVDVRVIDPADGHICVPGEPGELCCKGYNVMKGYYKMPEETARAIDAAGYLHSGDLGTVDEDGYYRVTGRIKDMIIRGGENVYPLEVENFLLTMPGVLDAQVVGIPDAKLGELVGAFVRVRPGYEGMTEDDVRAFAIPRIARYKVPKRVFFVDDFPMTPSMKVQKFKLREMAEELVRAGK